A DNA window from Siniperca chuatsi isolate FFG_IHB_CAS linkage group LG6, ASM2008510v1, whole genome shotgun sequence contains the following coding sequences:
- the pdcb gene encoding phosducin b translates to MSDKMIELEETATHTGPKGVINDWRRFKLESMDQENLPPAKKELLRQMSSPNRSKDDSRANLNRKMSVQEYELLKEEDEGCLKKYRKRCMQEMHDKLSFGPKFEGVHDLDSGEAFLEVIEKEHYSTVVVVHIYKVGVKGCEELNNCLDCLASEYPTVKFCRIDAVASGASERFSDEVLPTLLVYKAGELLGNFLACMQHLNEEFFATDVETFLNSYGLLPEKELPGVEDEEENDVE, encoded by the exons ATGTCTGACAAAATGATTGAACTGGAAGAGACCGCAACTCACACAG GTCCAAAAGGAGTCATCAATGACTGGAGGAGGTTTAAGTTGGAAAGTATGGACCAGGAAAACTTACCACCTGCAAAAAAGGAGTTGCTGAGACAAATGTCATCCCCAAACAGGTCAAAAGACGACTCCAGAGCAAACCTTAACCGCAAG ATGAGTGTCCAAGAGTATGAACTGCTtaaggaggaggatgagggctGTCTAAAGAAATATAGAAAACGGTGCATGCAGGAGATGCATGATAAACTCAGCTTTGGGCCCAAGTTTGAAGGTGTGCATGACCTGGACAGTGGAGAGGCCTTCCTAGAAGTCATAGAGAAGGAGCATTACAGCACAGTGGTGGTTGTCCACATCTACAAGGTTGGGGTCAAAGGTTGTGAGGAGCTCAACAACTGCCTTGACTGCCTGGCCTCTGAGTACCCCACTGTAAAGTTCTGCAGGATTGATGCTGTCGCATCCGGTGCTTCGGAGCGGTTCTCGGATGAGGTTTTGCCTACGCTGCTGGTGTACAAAGCTGGAGAACTACTAGGGAACTTCTTGGCCTGCATGCAGCACCTGAACGAGGAGTTCTTCGCCACTGATGTGGAGACCTTCCTCAACAGCTATGGCCTGCTGCCAGAGAAAGAGCTGCCTGGTgtggaagatgaagaagaaaatgatgTAGAGTAA